One part of the Quercus lobata isolate SW786 chromosome 7, ValleyOak3.0 Primary Assembly, whole genome shotgun sequence genome encodes these proteins:
- the LOC115952682 gene encoding calcium-dependent protein kinase 26-like produces the protein MGNNCVGNRAPSKYGLMESISKSVWWTRSQDCIVSQRGIANESSTSVKKEVDFPLPVQNKPPEMVKIFFEDIKPVQVQPIRNVEDDKLAQPQKPDKEEETKKPAEQPLTHKEEITITIKPVQLPIPIPIPKEQEEVTKPIELLKPRKLPYNVKRSASAGLRADSVLQTKTGHLKEYYNLGPKLGHGQFGTTFLCVEKGTGRQYACKSIAKRKLLTNDDVDDVRREIQIMHHLAGQPNVISIKGAYEDAVAVHVVMELCSGGELFDRIIQQGHFSERKAAQLTRTVVGVIEACHSLGVMHRDLKPENFLFVNDQEDSPLMAIDFGLSVFYKPGEVFSDVVGSPYYVAPEVLRKIYGPESDVWSAGVILYILLSGVPPFWAETEHEIFEEVLYGDLDFSSDPWPNISESAKDLVRKMLVRNPRKRITAHEVLCHPWIQVDGVAPDKALDSAVLSRLKQFSAMDRLKKMALRVIAEHLSEEEIAGLKEMFNVIDADNSGQITFEELKDGLKRFGANLNESEIHDLMQAADVDNSGTIDYGEFIAATLHLNKVEREDHLFAAFSYFDKDGSGYITQDELQQACEEFGIEDAHLEEIIREVDQDNDGRIDYNEFVAMMQKGNASLGKKGQQSSFSIGFREALSVC, from the exons ATGGGAAATAACTGCGTGGGAAACAGAGCTCCTTCCAAGTATGGACTTATGGAATCGATTTCGAAATCGGTTTGGTGGACTAGATCCCAGGACTGCATCGTTTCTCAGAGAGGAATTGCCAATGAATCATCAACTTCTGTGAAAAAAGAAGTAGATTTTCCTTTACCTGTACAAAACAAGCCTCCGGAAATGGTTAAGATTTTCTTTGAAGATATTAAGCCAGTGCAGGTGCAGCCCATTAGAAATGTAGAGGATGACAAATTAGCACAACCCCAGAAGCCGGACAAAGAGGAAGAGACTAAAAAACCTGCAGAACAACCATTGACGCACAAGGAAGAGATTACTATTACTATTAAACCAGTACAGCTgccaattccaattccaattccaaagGAGCAAGAGGAGGTTACTAAGCCAATAGAGTTATTAAAGCCGAGGAAGCTTCCTTATAATGTGAAGAGATCAGCGAGCGCGGGGCTTCGGGCTGATTCTGTTTTGCAAACCAAGACTGGTCATTTGAAGGAGTACTATAACTTGGGGCCGAAGCTTGGGCACGGGCAATTTGGGACGACATTTCTTTGCGTGGAGAAGGGGACTGGGAGACAGTACGCGTGCAAATCTATTGCGAAGAGGAAGTTATTGACGAATGATGATGTGGATGATGTGAGGAGGGAAATTCAGATAATGCATCACTTAGCAGGGCAGCCTAATGTAATCTCAATCAAAGGGGCTTATGAGGATGCTGTTGCTGTTCATGTTGTGATGGAGTTGTGTTCAGGGGGTGAACTCTTCGATAGGATCATTCAGCAGGGGCATTTTTCAGAAAGGAAGGCAGCTCAGCTAACTAGGACAGTAGTTGGTGTTATAGAAGCCTGCCACTCTTTAGGGGTCATGCATCGTGATCTTAAGCCagagaattttctttttgtcaatGACCAGGAGGATTCGCCTCTCATGGCAATAGATTTCGGATTATCAGTATTCTATAAGCCAG GGGAAGTTTTCAGTGATGTGGTTGGAAGCCCATATTATGTTGCCCCTGAAGTTTTGCGTAAGATTTATGGTCCAGAATCAGATGTTTGGAGTGCTGGTGTGATCCTTTACATTCTTTTAAGTGGGGTGCCTCCTTTTTGGGCTG AAACGGAGCATGAGATATTTGAAGAGGTTTTGTATGGTGACCTGGACTTCTCATCAGATCCCTGGCCTAATATCTCCGAGAGTGCAAAAGATTTAGTTAGGAAAATGCTTGTCAGAAACCCAAGAAAGCGGATAACTGCACATGAAGTATTGT GCCATCCTTGGATTCAGGTTGATGGAGTGGCTCCAGACAAGGCTCTTGATTCTGCAGTATTGAGTCGCTTAAAACAGTTTTCTGCAATGGACAGGCTTAAGAAAATGGCTCTTAGA GTTATTGCAGAGCACCTCTCTGAAGAAGAAATTGCAGGGTTAAAAGAAATGTTCAATGTGATAGACGCTGACAATAGTGGTCAAATTACTTTTGAAGAGCTCAAAGATGGACTAAAAAGATTTGGTGCCAATCTAAACGAGTCTGAAATACATGATCTTATGCAGGCT GCAGATGTTGATAATAGTGGCACAATTGATTATGGGGAGTTCATTGCTGCAACGTTGCATCTAAACAAAGTCGAGAGGGAAGATCATCTGTTTGCagctttttcatattttgacaAAGACGGAAGTGGCTATATCACGCAAGATGAGCTCCAACAGGCTTGTGAGGAGTTTGGCATTGAGGATGCCCACTTGGAAGAAATTATCCGAGAAGTAGATCAGGATAAT GATGGACGGATAGATTACAATGAGTTTGTGGCCATGATGCAGAAAGGCAATGCTAGTTTGGGTAAGAAGGGTCAACAGAGTAGTTTTAGCATTGGATTTAGGGAGGCACTTTCAGTTTGCTAA
- the LOC115952683 gene encoding fra a 1-associated protein — MGWVWKDDEPDESNSSAGDVIDSRNPRAGDRCSTRKVVKSQCRTEEVEPGKFIRKCEKTEELLRECVGKPVEVMQSNKEYTEDDVTDEVLKGSLSFGSSEHGALDFPGLRSDIEAIERSFLGGLNSFFEAAEEMKKGFFGAFGGPSLFDGEPSSSPPTRRGNPSSSPSMRRGIPIEDKAFPTEAESGNVDIAGLAKDV; from the exons ATGGGGTGGGTGTGGAAGGACGACGAACCAGACGAGAGCAATTCATCGGCCGGAGATGTCATTGATAGCCGGAACCCTAGGGCCGGCGACCGGTGCTCCACCAGGAAGGTGGTGAAGTCGCAGTGCAGAACGGAGGAGGTGGAGCCCGGAAAGTTCATCAGAAAGTGCGAGAAAACTGAGGAGCTTCTCAGGGAATGCGTTGGCAA GCCTGTTGAAGTGATGCAGTCCAACAAAGAATACACTGAAGATGATGTCACAGATGAGGTGCTTAAAGGGTCTCTCTCTTTTGGGTCATCAGAGCATGGGGCATTGGATTTCCCTGGGTTACGGAGTGATATTGAAGCCATAGAACGTAGCTTCCTTGGTGGGCTCAACAGTTTCTTTGAAGCAGCTGAAGAGATGAAGAAAGGTTTCTTTGGTGCGTTTGGGGGTCCAAGTCTGTTTGATGGGGAGCCTTCATCTTCACCGCCTACGAGGCGAGGGAATCCTTCATCTTCACCGTCTATGAGACGAGGGATACCTATTGAGGATAAAGCCTTTCCAACTGAGGCCGAGTCAGGAAATGTTGATATTGCAGGATTGGCAAAAGATGTTTGA
- the LOC115952681 gene encoding putative pentatricopeptide repeat-containing protein At5g06400, mitochondrial — MSMRNLMKLHSLCLRSSNKLSHSQLSEFQFCSYSSFSRSSKRLKKSQDTHLKNQAETSTSSTFGLLFNEITEILGGDNFTTGKTQSGNLISGEVKGVKEEFPDCTQGVCRNAEESVLQEKDNVLSLEDTQMGILGGNDVSFDVHKITEIVRAENGVVSMEERLENLGVGFDSEVVEKVLKRCFKVPGLALRFFNWVKLRDGFRHTTRIYNTMLFIAGEAGELQLVEKLVEEMEKNFCEKDIKTWTILISLYGNAKLISKALLVFNNMKKCGCEPDVQVYKKMMRALCATGKDDIVIEFYKEMVKKEMMIDMNLYKMIMNCLARLGDMGAIHSVAEDMMRVCQTPEHIVYGYVLKSLCISGRIREALEWIRDLKNKDVTLDAEYFETLVKGLCRADRIADALEIIDIMKKKHLIDGKVYGIIISGYLRRNDVSKALEMFQSMKESEHLPMTSTYTELMQRLFRLGEYEKGCMLYDEMLEKGVEPDTVAITAMVAGHISQNHISEAWKVFKSMEDMGIRPTWKSYSVFIKELCKISKTDEIFNVLNEMRASKIHVQDEIFDWVISYMEKMGDVSSIEKIKQMQRIYELYPQEGESPHTDESKEQEHNMELNSNQSEAVRMDCHLVEPLPRNYDEQDLQEICRILSSSTDWCLIQEALEKCNIQFTPDLVVEILHNCNSHGYAALHFFSWVGKQAGFSHTTETYNMAIKIAGRGKDFKHMRNLFYEMRRRDYSITSDTWTIMIMQYGHTGLTEIALNIFGEMKANGCKPTGSTYKYLIINLCRRKGRKVEEAVKIFDEMIRAGHVPDKELVEAYVGCLCKVGRLLDAKKCTDSLHRVGFTIPLSHSMYIRALCRAGKLEEAQALVDEVGAEGSTLDQYTYGSLVHVLLQKGRMEEAMTKVDSMRKAGINPTVHVYTSLMAHYLKEKQIERALEVFQKMQQEGCQPTIVTYSELIRGYMNMGKVSDAWNIFHRMKLKGPLPDFKTYSMFITSLCKANSSEEALQLISEMASNGITPSTVNFREVFYGLNREGKQDLARSVLQQKLALRSKRKFLT; from the coding sequence ATGAGTATGAGGAATTTGATGAAGCTCCACTCCTTGTGTTTAAGATCAAGCAACAAGCTTTCTCATTCTCAGCTTTCAGAATTTCAGTTTTGTTCTTATTCAAGCTTTTCCAGGTCTTCTAAACGGTTGAAGAAATCCCAAGACACCCATTTGAAGAATCAAGCAGAAACTAGTACTAGTAGTACATTTGGCTTACTTTTCAATGAGATTACTGAGATTTTAGGTGGTGATAATTTCACCACTGGGAAAACCCAATCTGGGAACTTGATATCCGGAGAAGTTAAGGGGGTAAAGGAAGAATTCCCAGATTGCACACAAGGTGTTTGTAGAAATGCCGAGGAGAGTGTATTGCAAGAGAAGGACAATGTATTGAGTTTGGAGGATACCCAGATGGGAATTTTGGGTGGTAATGATGTTAGCTTCGACGTTCATAAGATTACCGAGATTGTTCGGGCAGAAAATGGTGTGGTTTCGATGGAGGAGCGGTTAGAAAATCTGGGTGTTGGGTTTGATTCAGAGGTTGTTGAGAAAGTGTTGAAAAGGTGCTTTAAAGTGCCAGGTTTGGCATTAAGGTTCTTCAATTGGGTGAAGCTCAGAGATGGATTTCGTCATACAACTAGGATTTACAATACCATGTTGTTCATAGCTGGGGAAGCTGGAGAATTACAGTTGGTGGAGAAGTTAGTGGAGGAAATGGAGAAGAACTTTTGTGAGAAGGATATTAAGACTTGGACCATTCTTATCTCCCTATATGGGAATGCAAAGTTAATTAGCAAAGCCTTGCTGGTCTTTAATAATATGAAGAAGTGTGGTTGTGAACCAGATGTGCAGGTTTACAAAAAGATGATGCGTGCTCTTTGTGCAACTGGAAAAGATGACATTGTGATAGAATTCTACAAGGAGATGGTAAAGAAGGAGATGATGATTGATATGAATTTGTATAAGATGATAATGAATTGCTTAGCAAGATTAGGAGATATGGGTGCTATTCACTCAGTTGCAGAAGACATGATGAGAGTTTGTCAGACTCCAGAACACATTGTTTATGGATATGTGCTGAAAAGTTTGTGCATTTCTGGGAGAATAAGAGAAGCTTTAGAATGGATTCGTGACCTCAAAAATAAAGACGTAACACTTGATGCTGAATACTTTGAGACCTTGGTGAAAGGACTGTGTAGGGCTGATAGGATTGCGGATGCTTTGGAAATTATTGAtattatgaagaaaaaacaTCTTATTGATGGGAAGGTTTATGGGATTATCATCAGTGGGTATTTAAGGAGAAATGATGTTTCTAAGGCACTTGAGATGTTTCAAAGCATGAAAGAGTCCGAGCATTTGCCTATGACCTCTACTTATACAGAGCTGATGCAGCGTCTCTTCAGGTTGGGTGAGTATGAAAAAGGCTGCATGCTATATGATGAGATGCTGGAAAAAGGAGTGGAGCCAGATACTGTGGCAATCACAGCCATGGTTGCTGGTCACATCAGCCAAAACCATATATCTGAAGCATGGAAAGTTTTTAAGAGTATGGAAGACATGGGCATCAGGCCCACTTGGAAATCTTATTCAGTATTCATTAAGGAGCTCTGTAAGATTTCTAAGACAGATGAGATTTTCAATGTTTTGAATGAAATGCGGGCATCCAAGATACATGTTCAAGATGAAATATTTGATTGGGTTATATCTTACATGGAGAAAATGGGAGATGTCAGTagtattgaaaaaataaagcaaatgcAAAGAATCTATGAGCTTTACCCTCAAGAAGGTGAGTCACCTCATACTGATGAATCCAAAGAGCAAGAGCACAATATGGAGTTAAACTCTAACCAATCAGAGGCAGTAAGAATGGACTGTCACTTGGTAGAACCACTTCCAAGGAATTATGATGAGCAGGATTTGCAAGAAATTTGTAGGATTTTGTCATCCTCGACAGATTGGTGCTTAATTCAAGAAGCTTTGGAGAAATGCAATATTCAGTTCACACCAGATCTTGTTGTGGAGATTTTGCATAACTGCAATTCGCATGGTTATGCAGCATTACACTTTTTCTCATGGGTAGGAAAACAAGCTGGTTTTAGCCACACTACAGAGACCTACAACATGGCCATTAAAATTGCTGGACGTGGAAAAGATTTCAAGCACATGAGAAACCTCTTCTATGAAATGCGAAGAAGAGACTACTCAATAACATCAGATACATGGACAATCATGATTATGCAATATGGTCATACTGGTCTGACTGAGATTGCTTTGAATATATTTGGGGAGATGAAAGCTAATGGTTGTAAACCAACTGGCAGTACATACAAGTATTTGATTATAAATCTTTGTAGGAGGAAAGGTAGGAAGGTGGAAGAAGCCGTTAAAATATTTGATGAGATGATTCGTGCGGGACATGTCCCTGACAAAGAACTGGTTGAAGCTTATGTTGGTTGCTTATGTAAAGTGGGTAGGCTGTTGGATGCTAAAAAATGCACAGATTCTCTCCATAGGGTTGGTTTTACAATTCCACTTAGTCATTCCATGTACATTAGGGCTCTTTGTCGAGCTGGGAAGCTGGAAGAAGCTCAAGCATTGGTGGATGAGGTTGGGGCAGAAGGATCTACATTGGATCAGTACACTTATGGAAGTCTTGTTCATGTACTACTACAAAAGGGACGCATGGAAGAGGCAATGACTAAGGTGGATTCTATGAGGAAGGCAGGGATTAATCCGACTGTCCACGTTTATACATCTTTAATGGCTCATTACCTGAAGGAGAAGCAGATAGAAAGAGCTCTGGAAGTTTTTCAGAAAATGCAACAAGAAGGTTGCCAACCAACTATTGTTACTTATTCAGAATTGATACGTGGTTACATGAACATGGGGAAGGTTTCTGATGCTTGGAATATCTTCCATCGTATGAAATTAAAAGGGCCTTTGCCTGA